In Synechococcales cyanobacterium T60_A2020_003, the genomic stretch TCCTTCCAGATCGGCCTCGGCGTCCTGAGCCAGCTTTTCTCGCTCAGTTAAGTAACCCACAACCATAGCAAAGTCTTCTTCAAACTCAAGCTGAATTTCTGGAGGTAAGACGTTCCAGCTTACCTGCTGATGACAAGAGCTATGGCGAATGTCAACGCTGTCCTTTGACCGCGAGGAACGGCGATCGCGCCCATGCTCAAAAATAGCGTGCAGCACTCGGTTCACCAGCAAATCGGGATAGCGGCGCATCGGTGACGTGAAATGGGTATAGCCGTTATCCAGCGCCAAACCGAAGTGGGTTCCGGGCGTGGTGCTGTAGGCCGCAGGCTTGAGGGTATCCAGCAAAAGATACGTGAGAACTTTCTCCGCCTTAGATTGCTGGAATGAGTGGGTCAAGCGCTGATAGTGACTGGGACGCACTTCCTCATCTTCGCCCAGCGGATCCTCAATTCCCATGTTGCTGATCAGTTTGAGCAACTCCTGCACGTTATTCAAGTCCGGTGTGCGGTGAACCCGATAAATGGCGGGAACCTTCAATGCACTGAGATGCTCTGCCACGACCTGGTTGGCTAACAGCATAAACTCAGTCACAATCGAACGGGCAGGCAGCATCGAAGACACCACCATCGTGCCTAATGCGCCCTCATCGTCGTATTGGAACTTCGGCGATAGGTATTTGCCCAAGGTCGTATTGGCCTCCTCTGGACAAATGCGTTCGGGCAAATTGATTTCAAACGCACCCCGATGGCGACGCTGCTCACGCACCGCTTGGCTCAACCGATAAAGCTGATCAAGCGTTTCGTAAATCGGGACAAATTCCTTCAGTTCGCTCAAGGGGGGCAGATCGTAAACAATTTCACTCTCTAACGTAATGGATTGTTCCCGCTGCAAGATGGCGTGAGCCTGCTGATAATCAATCTGATAATCGACCGAGATCACCGTAGGCTGGATTTCGTACTCCAGAACTTTTCCGTGGTCATTGAGGGTCACAAGCACCGAGATGGCGAGTCGATCCTGTTCCGGGATTAGCGCACAGGTCTGATGTACCTTCTCAGGCAACATCGGCAGCACCGTCCCCCCTAGGTAAATGGAGGTTCCTCGACGACGGGCTTCAATGTCCAATTCTGATCCCGGTTCTACATAGTGAGACACATCGGCAATGTGAACGCCGAGTTGCCAGTGTTCATCGCCATGCTTTTCGAGGGTGAGAGCGTCGTCAAGGGCAATATGGGATGAGCTATTGGATCCCACAATGGTGATCGTCGGCAGATGGCGTAAGTCCATCCGAGTCTTCAAATCCGACTTTTTGAGTTTGACAGGAAGTGCTTTGGCCTCTTTCAACACCTCTTCAGGAAAGGCTTGGGGCAGATCATGCTTACAGCAAACGATATCGATATCCGATGCGGCTTCAGCGTCACTTCCCAAAATTTGAGCCACTTTTCCAAGGGGTAGCGATTGCCCTAGGGGATAGCGGGTAATTTCAACGTGTACTAGCTGATCAACCGCTTCATCGAGATCCACGCCATTGTTGGCAGGTTTTAAGTCCAACTCGAACAGGAGGCGATCGTCTAACGGGACAGCCCGATAGCCGCCTCCGTTGTCATCCGCCTTCCGGACGCGAGCGAGAACTGAGGCATTGGCTCGTTCCATAATCAGCCGCACTTCCCCTTCAGGGCTACGGCGACGGGTGCCTTCTTTAGTAACGCGAACCAGAACGCGATCGCCATTCCATGCCGTATTCAGTTGACTTTCACGAATGTAGATATCATCAGAGCCTTCAATGTCCTGAATCGCAAAGCAAAAGCCCTTACTTGAGCAGCGAAGCTTGCCCTCAACGACGTTATCTTCATGAATACGGCGATATTTGCCCCGTTCCTTCACTAGGATGCCAATTTTTTCCAATGCATCTAGCGCAATCTGGAGTCTGCGAATGCTAGCATCGTCATCGCAGTTCAGCTTTTTTTCGAGAACCTTCGGAGCAACTAGCTTGTCATCAGAAAAGTTGGCCAGCAGCGTCGCAATTGAAAACTTCATGTAGCGCTTTGTTCCTTACGAATTCGTTCAGCAGTTCACGCGGGGCGTCCTAATCCTACGTCCTAACGGTCTTGCGTACCTCGGATTGACTGGTTTCACCATCCGTCTGAGCAGGACATGCGCTTGCAAGTGTACGCATAACCCTGTGCAAAAAACCAGATCGTCGAGCATATTCCGTCGCTGTGGATTCGGTGCGTCCAATACAAGTTCGGTGCAGTTGGTTGACGGAATTTTGCACCATAACCAATATCTTATTTATTTTTATCTCTTTTTTACCGATCTTCGATAGGATTTCGATCCAATATTCCGTATTTTGTTACTGAATATTACTGACGCTGCCCGGTAACGATGTAGGCGACACGCTTACCAATGTTCGTGGCATGGTCGGCCATCCGTTCCAAGTGCCGAATCGCTAACACGAGCAAAACGACAGGTTCAATAGACATCTGGGGCTGGGTATGATGCACTAGGAGATCGTAGAGTCTTTCGTAGTCGGAGTCTACATCGTCGTCAACAACTTTCATTTCTAAGGCTGACTCGGCGTTCAGATCCGACAGGCACGCCAGACTCATGGCCAGCATAGCAAGGCAACGGTCGGACATACGCCGCACGTCATCGAGGTAGGGCAGAGGTGGGTAGGGAAAAAGCTTAATCGCAATTTCGCCTAAATTGTCCGCATAATCACCAATCCGCTCTAGATCGCGGATGAGCTGCATCATGGCACTCAGCAAGCGCAGATCTTGGCTGACCGGCGCTTCCAAAGTCATTAAGTTGACACAGTCTAC encodes the following:
- a CDS encoding VacB/RNase II family 3'-5' exoribonuclease encodes the protein MKFSIATLLANFSDDKLVAPKVLEKKLNCDDDASIRRLQIALDALEKIGILVKERGKYRRIHEDNVVEGKLRCSSKGFCFAIQDIEGSDDIYIRESQLNTAWNGDRVLVRVTKEGTRRRSPEGEVRLIMERANASVLARVRKADDNGGGYRAVPLDDRLLFELDLKPANNGVDLDEAVDQLVHVEITRYPLGQSLPLGKVAQILGSDAEAASDIDIVCCKHDLPQAFPEEVLKEAKALPVKLKKSDLKTRMDLRHLPTITIVGSNSSSHIALDDALTLEKHGDEHWQLGVHIADVSHYVEPGSELDIEARRRGTSIYLGGTVLPMLPEKVHQTCALIPEQDRLAISVLVTLNDHGKVLEYEIQPTVISVDYQIDYQQAHAILQREQSITLESEIVYDLPPLSELKEFVPIYETLDQLYRLSQAVREQRRHRGAFEINLPERICPEEANTTLGKYLSPKFQYDDEGALGTMVVSSMLPARSIVTEFMLLANQVVAEHLSALKVPAIYRVHRTPDLNNVQELLKLISNMGIEDPLGEDEEVRPSHYQRLTHSFQQSKAEKVLTYLLLDTLKPAAYSTTPGTHFGLALDNGYTHFTSPMRRYPDLLVNRVLHAIFEHGRDRRSSRSKDSVDIRHSSCHQQVSWNVLPPEIQLEFEEDFAMVVGYLTEREKLAQDAEADLEGLKKAGFMQQHTGEVFHGLITGVQSYGFFVEIEELLVEGLVHVSSLKDDWYEYRARQQKLVGRKNRKQFRLGDRVEVHVKSVDYYRQQIDLVAVGGGSEATDDDDLEPEEIFDRPDMEDDEEE
- the phoU gene encoding phosphate signaling complex protein PhoU, with the translated sequence MGALVEGSCWLARKALFERNLDAARRIAIQDKQIDQLYRQIEVDCVNLMTLEAPVSQDLRLLSAMMQLIRDLERIGDYADNLGEIAIKLFPYPPLPYLDDVRRMSDRCLAMLAMSLACLSDLNAESALEMKVVDDDVDSDYERLYDLLVHHTQPQMSIEPVVLLVLAIRHLERMADHATNIGKRVAYIVTGQRQ